CCGAGCAAAGAGTTCGCGGGGAGCATCGAAAGCGCGACTACCAGCGAAAGTGAGAGTGGCCTCAATGCAATTCTCCCTGGAACTGTTTTCAAACTTCAGAACCAAGCACGGGGTGCGAAGCAGAGGATCGGAATGGCAAGCGAAAGGAGTCCGATCAGCCAACGATGCCAGCCCATCGCCACGCTGTCGTCGCTCGAGGGGGGATGGTCGGTTCCCAGCATCAAAACCAGAATCGCCATCAGCATCCACTGGAACTGCAGCGTGTACGAAATGTAGGCGAAGACCAGCACCATGAAGATCCGTGCGATCCAGTGGGCATAGCGGCCAAACAATCCGTATGTCACGTGGCCGCCATCGAGTTGACTCACCGGCATCATGTTGAGTCCAGTGAAAAACAGCCCGGCCCAGCCCGCCATGAAAAATGGATTCACCTGGCCTATCGATACGCTTGTCACCTGCTCGGTCGCCTCCGTCGTAGCGGTGATCATCCAGCGTGCAGCTAGTGGAAGATCGAGGTTCACACCTCCGCTTGGTGGCTGCTGGAGGTCGAGGTTTTGAGAACCGTACCATAAGATCGGTAGCGCCACGATGAGCCCCGCGATGGGCCCCGCGAGTCCAAGATCAAATATCTCGCGACGATTAGCACGGTGCGCTTCGAGGGCGATCACAGCCCCCATCGTTCCAATCGGAGCGATCGGCATGGGGATGAAAAAGGGGAGCGACGCGCGAATACGGTAGTAAACCGCGAACGCGAAATGTCCCATTTCGTGCGTGAAAAGAATGCCGAGCATGCAGAGCATGTAGATCAGGCCGTCGTCCCAATGGGCCAGCACAGCCCGGCGTACTGGCGTCAGGTCCATCCCCTCGATGGGACGCCCGGTCATCGTATCCACAAAGCATCTGGCGATCGTCTCTTGGGGCATCCAGCGTGTCGTACCTGCAAAAAAAGTCGACACGCAGGTGAGCAGGAACAAGATGATCGGAAGTCGCAGGCGAACCGGTCGCGTCGGAGCGGAGCGTTTGGAGTTTGTTGCGTACTCAACGCCATCTTCTACCGCGAGTTCTGCCGAAGTTGCGGGAGAACTGGGCGCAAGAGATGTTTCCGCCTCACCCGTGGGTGGAGTTTCGTCTTGAACTTCGGTGCTGCTCGAGAGCGATTTCATCATTGCACCATACCACGCTGGCAATGGTTGGTGCCATCGGGGAGGAGGCTTCGGAGGGGGCAATACTAGTGGGTTACGCCCCAGAGTTTTTCAAACAGCGTGAGGAGAATCTCAAAGCAGATGAGGCCGACAATATACCACTCCACACGATGCGACCGGCCCGTTTGGAGGAGTTCGAGGGCCGTTTGTACGGTCCGAGAGATGAGTTCGAGTTTGCGATTCACCGCTTTGGCTCGCTCTACCAGTTCGAATTCATCGCGGACTCGAAGAAACAGCCGCTCGAGCGTGGGATGGTCCCACAAGAGTTCGGGGGTGTCGTCGAGTTGCAGACGCCCGACCATTTGCTGCTCCATCAGCAGCGTACTTCCCAGATGCTTTAGAAGTTCGCTCGCCGCTTTGCCACTAAGGCCTTGCGTATCGAGGTTGGCGGCAAAAGGCTCGATGCGGTCGAACGTCTGACTAACGATTTGCTCGTAGCGGGCCAGGACCACGCTTTTACAGAGGACGTCGGCCACGATTTGCAGTCGTTCGGCGGAAGCATCTTTCAGCAGAACGCAGCTTCCTTCCATCAACTCTTTCGCATCGGGATCGATACGAACTTGGAGCGTTTCTCGTTCTCGGTCGCTACTGGGGTTTTGGACGCGCGGCTGAAGCTCGCGCAGGAAGGCATCTTCTTCGAGCGGTTTAACATCAAACAGGCAAAGAGCGCCGTACCGAAACAGTACCGCAGCGCCGCCACCTCGTACGGAAAGAACGAGCGGACCGCCGGCATAACGCTGCTGACTTCCGAGGGCCCGCAGATCGATCCGATCGCCCATCAAGATTGCGTTGGCCGAGAACTCCGAGGTTCCGCTTGCCAAAAGTAGTTCGCCCGCATCCATCGAGTGGTCCCAGCCAAGGTGTCATGCGTTGAGTTTAGCCGAGAGATTCTCTCGGCCAAACAATTCTATCGCATGGGAGGCTGAAGTGACTCCGTGGATTACATCAAGGAATCGGCCGGGCTGTTTTCTACGATAGGCATCGTATAGCCATCGAGGAAACTGGTGAGCGAACGATTGCGGTAAGGCTGCTGCAGCTTACGAACCGCCTTGGTTTCGATTTGACGCACCCGTTCGCGAGTGACAGAGAAGATCTTGCCAACCTCTTCGAGGGTGTAAGCGTAGCCATCAGTCAGGCCGTAGCGGAGACGAAGGATTTCCCGTTCGCGGTAGTTCAGCCCCTGCATCGCCTCTTCGATTTGGTGTTTCAGGGCCTGCTGGTGGGTGTCGTAGAGGGGATCCTCTTCGCGATGATCAGCCAGAAACTCACCGAAGTAACTGTCGTCGTGATCACCCACAGGCTGGTCGAGCGACAGTGGCTGGCGGGCCATTTTGAGCACGCAGCGAGCATCGTCGAGCGTCAGGCCGGCTACGCGAGCCACTTCTTCTGGCGTCGGTTCGCGGCCGAGCTCTTGTACCAATTGACGAGTGACAGCCCGCACTTTGCTCATCGTGTCGATCATGTGGACCGGCACACGGATGGTGCGGCTTTGATCGGCGATAGCGCGGGTGATTGCTTGGCGAATCCACCAGGTGGCGTAGGTCGAAAACTTATAGCCGCGAGCATATTCAAACTTATCAACCGCTCGCATCAGGCCGGTGTTTCCTTCCTGAATCAGATCGAGGAACGAGAGGCCGCGATTGCGATACTTTTTGGCGATCGAAACGACTAGACGCAAGTTGCCCGCCGAGAGGACTCGCTTAGCAGCGTCGTAGTTCTCGCGATATTCGTTGGTCCGCACGATCCGGCGCTTCAAGGTGGCTGGCGTTTCGAGCGTAATTCGCATCAGGTGTACCAGCTCCTTGCGAAGCTGCTGGGCGGTGCGTCCCCCCGAGACGCCGTGGATATTGGCTTCCCGGATTTGGCTGCGAAGGGTCTTCATCCGGCCAAGGATATCGCTCAACTTGTCGAACAGCGGCTGCAAGCGGTTGTTTCGCAGGTTCATCTCTTCGACGAGACGGACGCACTTGTTCCGGCGACGAACGAGTCGCTTCCAGGCATCGCGACGCTCGTGCATCGGCTTGCTGCGGCTGATCGAGATGTTGTAGTCGGCGATGTTGGCCGAGAGGAGATGGCGAAGCGTCGAAAGGTTCGGCCAGATCCGTTTCATGATCCGCTTCTTCTCCGACGTATTAGTGACCGACACCTCGATGGTGCGATCGAGGCGGAGCTGTCCATCACGCACACGTTCGAGCAATTCGACAGCACCCTGCAGGACATAGTCCGTAGCGAGCATGCTGTGACGGAACTTCAGGCGGGTCGCTTCGATGGTGCGAGCCGAGTCGATTTCCTGGGTGCGGTTGAGGAGAGGAATCTGCCCCATCTGCATCAGGTACATCCGAACCGGATCATCGGTGGCGTCGACGCTTTCGAGTTCGTCGCCATGTTCGCTGGCCACTTCCACATCGACTTCGATTTCGTCGATCTCTACATCGACTTCGGCGAAGGCGTCCAGTTCGAACTCGTCATGAGTGCCGATGCGATCTTCGCTACCCACATCGCTCGACGAAGGCTTGGCAGGAGCCGTCCCTTTGCGAGAGTGAGATGGAGCGGTTGGTTTGCGGATGCCCTTAGCCATGTTGCGAAGTCCTTGCTTGACGTGTGGGTTCCGCCTCGAAGCAGGTGATTGGTCGAGGCGATGGACTTAACGTTTTGCAAGGATGATGCCAGAGCTGTTGGCAAGATTACGCAATTCACTGTAAGTGATTGTCGTGAATAGCTTTGCAGTAGTTTTGAAGAAACTCTTCAAAACTTTTTGCGTTGCGAGAAGGCAACGAGCGTGGTGAGCGCACCGCATGATGCTGGTGGGGATGTGCAATGCGTAGCGGAAATTCCGCTGCCAAACGCTGCCCGACCGCTGGTGCATTGGTCTGAGATTAGTTGCCGCGATCACGATTGCTAGAGGGAATATTGGAGTCCCAGGGTGATCCCCCATGCTTTTCGCTCGTCACGACCGCCAAAGTCGTTAGCAATGGTATTTTCGATAAGACCGATACCATAAAGCTCGAGCTGAGGCGTGAAAAAGAGGCTGGTTTTAATGAGGCCGCGACGATTCACTTCATCGTGCTGTGGCACGCCAATCTGCTCGGGGTGATACTCGCCATAGTTGAGTGAGGTGGTGATTCGCTCACCTTCGTAGTCGAGATTCACGTAATAGCCGACACCTTCGATCGGATCGTAGAGCCCTTGGTTTAAGTCGCGATAGTAGAGACTGCGCCCCCAGGTGATGTCGTTCGGAGCAAGTCCCGGTCGCCGGAGGCCATATTGGTCGTAGATCAATTCCGACGAGAGACGCCAGCGCCCCAGTTTCAGCATCATGTCGCCACCGACATGGTTGTTGTAGGTCTTTTGCCCTTCGCTGCCGATGCCGTCGTGCCATTTCACAGAAACACCGCAGGTGAAGTTCTCGCGGTCGATGCCACCTCGCGCGATGATGGCTTTCGTGCTATTGGTGTCGCGATCTTCGCTGCCGTTGACCAGCGCTGTCGTGAAGACCCAGCCTTCGGGGTCCCACTGGGTAAGAAGTCCCGTCTCGCGATTCAGCACCGCTTCGCTGCGGATGAAAGGTGAGTCGTCGAAGTTGTTGAAGAAGTTCTCGTAATAGAACTTGCCAAACGGAGTCACCATTTTGCCAATGGCAACATAAAAGTCTTCTTTGCGAGCACCCAGGTGCAGCTGGCTGATCGAAAGCGTTTCGTACTCGAAATTGGCTGCAAACGAAGCCCGCTCGGGAGTGTCGACCAGCACGTTTTGATCGAACGGCTGCGTGAGGAAAAGCTCGCCTCCGCCGATCACTTCCCAAGCGCCGCTGAGTTGATGGAATTCGCCAGCCAATACTCCTTCGACGCCGAAGGTTTCTTCCTGACCGGTAAATTCGATCCGCTGATCGTTGGTGTAATAGCTGCGTGCTTTCGCGCTCCAGTCATACCAGCAGTTGGTGGTTCCTGGCACCCACGGATGATTGGCGGTGAGGGCTGCATCGCCTGCGACTATTTCGCTCGCTGTCGGCTGTTCCGCTGGAACCTGGTATTCACTCGCTGGCGCGGGGAGACGCTCGGCTGCCCCCGGAGCAATCGTCGACGATTGCCAGTAAGCCACTGGTTCGTTAATAAACTGGCCCGAACCCCCGGTTGAGATCGGTGGCAGCTGCGCGGGGAGATTGTAGTTCGGTGGTGGTGCAGGTATCGGCGGCTGTTGCGCAGCCGGCGGTGGGACATAAATCGATTGATAGGGAGGCGGAGCAGCGGCAGGGCGTGGCTCGTAGATTGTTGGCGAGCTTGCAGGAGCAGCCACGCTCGGCTGTGGGTAGCCAGTGAAACCCGCAGACGGGTAGGGCTGCCCCGAGGCACTGGCGACGCATGCGAGCACGAGAAGCATGCCCACGCACACAGGCAGGAATTGCTCGAGAGGTCGACGTGTCGTTCGGCCGTAGAGCAGTGGCATAGGTTCGCCTACGAGGTAATAACTGGTGAAGTGCCCGTTATCAACCACTTCGGCATGCTACGACCGTTAAATCCACTACGCTCGAGGCAATCGGCAAGGTCTCGCTGCTTTGCCTATCTTTCTGCTAGCAGGCTGCTTAGCTGGCAGCTGCTTCGGGGAGTTTGCTGGCCGAGAGGGTAGGACGCCAGTCGACGAGTTGCAGTTCGGCGGTCACGCGTCCCCGAAACTCGTTGATGACGGGGCGGTAGGCGATATCAAGCGGGCCAACTGCTTGTGCGAGTTCGTCGCACTGATCCCCCATGCCAAAACCAACACCTCGCATCGTAACGCCAGCTTGCTGCAACTTGATCGCAATGTGCCGTTCGCCTCCCCCGATGCGTTTAGGTGGTTCGACCAAAGTGACACCGCTGGCACAGAGCAGGGGACGCGGATTGCCACACCCAAATGGTTCCATCTGTTCGATCTGACGAATCGTGCTGACGTTGACTTCGCACAGCTGACTTTCGGCATCGATACGGAGTTCTCCCGTTCGTTCGCTCGGGCGAATCTGCGAGGCGGCGAATTCGCAGAACGCTTCGCGGAAGGCCTCGACTTTGGATTCTTCGATGCGAAGTCCTGCTGCTGCAGCGTGTCCACCGTAGCCCACGAGATGCTCGCCGGACGCGGTGAGTGCTTCGTGGAGGTTGAAACCAGCCACGCTGCGAGCACTGCCAGTTCCTGGCTTGAGCCCAAGTTGATCGAGCGCAATCAGAACAACCGGACGATTGAACTTCTCGGCGAGTCGACCAGCAACGAGACCGATGACACCAGCGTGCCAGCCACGACCAGCCAAGACAAGCGCGGGATCGTCGTCGGGATTGAACTGTTCTTTGGCTTGCTTGACCGCTGCGAGCTGAATGCTCCGTTCCAGGCTTTCGCGGCTGCTGTTGAGTTGGTGGATATATTCGGCGAGCGAAGCTGCGCGCGAGGCATTGTCGGTGGTGAGCAGTTCCACGGCCAGCTGCGCTTGTCCGAAACGTCCTGCTGCGTTCAGTCGCGGCGCGATTGTAAAGGCGATATCTTCGCTTGAGAGCGACTGTTTTTTCGTAAGTCCGGTGAGCTCGAGAAGTGCTCCGAGTCCTATCATTGGTTGCGATTTCAGGTAGGTCAGTCCGTGACGCACCAAGATGCGATTCTCGTCGACCAGGGGGACCACATCGGCCACAGTGCCGATGGCCGCTAGTCCCATGGCACTCAGCAAATAGGTGCGCATGGCATCGGTCACCTTCTTCGACTGGCTCGCCTTCTGGCAAAGCGCCCAGGCAACTTTCAGAGCCACTCCAGCGCCACAGAGTCCGCCAAACGGATAGGCTGTTCCCGGCAGTCGTGGATGCACACAAACCGCTGCTTCCGGCAATTCGCTCGCAAATTCGTGATGATCGGTGACGATCAATTCGAGTCCCAGTTCCTTGGCCCGGCGGGCTTCGCTGAGACTGGCAATGCCGCAGTCGACCGATATGACGAGTTGGGCTCCCTTGGCAGCGAGCGACTCGAGGGCTGTGTTGCTGAGTCCGTAACCTTCCTCGAGACGGTTCGGAACGTAGTACGAAGCATCGGCGCGCAGCAGCTTCAAACAGCCCAGCAAAATCGATGTGCCGGTCATTCCGTCGGCATCGTAGTCGCCATAGACGACGATTTTTCTCTGGGCCTCGATGGCGGCAAACAGCCGCTCGGCTGCTTCGGTCGCGCCGGGAAGTAATTCTGGGTCGCGAAGGCCGCCGAACTTGGCGTCGAGAAACTCTTTGGCCGCGTCGGGCTGATAGATTCCACGAGCAACGAGCAGCTGAACAATAATGGGCGAGAGGCCAGTGGTGCGCTCGAGGTAAGCGATCCGGTCAGCATCGTGCGCGTGAATCCGCCAGCGGCGCATGCGAGGGCTCCCTCCAAAGTTCGGACAAAGTTCGTCGCAGAGAAACCGTTATGGTACGACGAACAGGATTGGCTGCAAGTTGGGCGAAGAGATCAGCACCAACGGCAATCGAGGCCTGTGAAAACGCAAGTGCCACCGAAAATGATTGCGGTGGCACAAGGAATCGACGCCAGGAAGAGTCGCAGGGAGCAACTGGTCGCAGAGAGGCCAATGCCTTAGGGCGACCGAGGCTCGAATGCGTTACTTCTTCTTTTCAACGTGCAGCGTGTGCTTGCGGAGACGAGCGCAATATTTTTTGAGCTTCAGCTTTTCGCCACCTGGTTTGCGGCGGATTGCGTAGTTGAGATCGCCCGTTTCTTCGCACACCAGGAAGACGGTTTCAGCTTTCTTCTTGCTCTTGGCCATGGCTCAAAGGCTCCACACTCTGGTGGGCACGATCGCTTGCGTCTACCGCAAACACACTCGATGCCCGCTTGCAAAATTATGAGGTTAAATCGACCGACAACCCAGTTCACACCCACAGCTGGTCGGCGTGAATTGCGTCAGCACGAACAGCTTCCGCAGCTGTCAGCCGAATCGTTCGTTCCTGGGATCGTTACGCACCCATAGCGATACACCGATCACCGGGTGGTAATCCAGTAGCATAACGACTTACTAGCGCCAAAGAAAAGGGCTCCGGCCAGAATCAGCGGAAGTTCGTAATTCTCAATTGTCCACCGGGGACGCTAGCACCCCTCAGGACCCTATTTAAGTGCTTTTGCAGGAAATGCTTACGGCGCTCGTGGCACCGCTAATCCTGTTTTGACTGCCTTGTGTTTCCGGTTCCTTGCCCTAAGATGAGGTCTGTTCTTTGGGCTGCCACCACGACCGGAAGCCGGCCAAACACCGGCCCAATGCTGCCGATGGCTGAAATTCACCACGAGTGCGGCATCGCTGCCGTCTACCAACTCCCGGGCGATGTTCATCCGCTTTGCCCGGAGGGTTTGCCTGAACAGGCTTCACGCTTGTTGCCTCGCATGCTTCTCGATATTCAAAATCGGGGCCAGCTTGCTGCTGGAATGACCGCCTATCACCCTGGGCGCGATCAGATCCTCGATACGCATAAAGAAATCGGCACCGTAAGCGAAGTCTTTCGGCTCTCGCACAAAGGCAAAGCCGAAAGCTTGATGCAGCGCTACAGCGGTGTCGCTGCGATTGGTCACGTCCGCTACGCCACGTGCGGCGCCGAAGATCGCAACTATGCCCAGCCCTACGAGCGGCATCACCTCGAAAAACGCAAGTGGTTTGCTTTCGCCTTCAACGGCCAGTTAGCCAACTACGCAGCGCTCAAAGAAAAACTGCTGAGTGAAGCCGAGTATCACCTCGCTCGCGAGAACGATACTGAAATCATCATGCACGAGATCAGCCGCGAGCTTTCCGGCGATCGCCGACCTCGTTTGGTCGACGTCATGAAGGCCGTTTGTCAGCGTTTTGATGGCGCCTACAGCTTGGTGCTCCTGAACGCCCAAGGGGACATGCTCGTGGCTCGCGATCCGCTGGGGATCAAGCCACTTTGCTATGCTCTCGAAGGGACACTGTTTGCCGCTGCCAGCGAGTCGGTTCCGCTGCTGAATCTTGGTTTCCAGCCCGAGAGCATTAAATCGCTCCCACCGGGCCACGCCATCACGATCACTGGCGGAAAGTTTGCGATCGAAAAGTTCGCCGATTCGCCCCGCAGCGCTCACTGCTTCTTCGAGTGGGTCTACTTCGCGAACGTCGCCAGCACGCTGGATGACCGGAGCGTTTATCTCTCGCGTACGACCCTTGGGGAAGAACTCGCGCGGCTGGAACTTGCCGACGGAGGTGTTCCGCTCGACGAAAACACGATTGTGGTCCCTGTTCCCGACACCAGCAAAGCGGCGGCCGATGCCATGGCTCACCGCCTGCGAGTCCCCTCGCGAGAAGGTTTGATTCGCAACCGCTATAGCGGCCGCACCTTCATCGAAGGTAGTGGCAATCGCAAGAACAAGGCCGAAAGCAAGTACACTCCGCTCCGCGAAGTGCTGGGTGGCAAACGGGTGTTTCTTGTCGAAGATTCGATCGTTCGCAGCACCACCATGCGCGTGCTGTTAAATCGCATTCGCACCCTGGGTGGCGCGAAAGAGATTCACGTGCGGGTCGCATGTCCCCCCATTATTGCTCCTTGCTTTTATGGGATCGACATGTCGACGGTCGACGAACTGTTTGCGCCCAAGCTGATGCGCGGCCGACCACTAAACGACGAAGTGCAGGCCGAAATGGCTGCTTCGCTCGGCGCTGATTCGCTCCGTTATCTACCCATCGAATCGATCTCGCGAGCCATTCGACTCGAGCCCAATAAGCTCTGCCAAGCCTGCATCACGGGACAATATCCCACCGATCATGGCCAGCAGCTGTATCAAATTGCCCTCGAGAACGTTGGCAAGGGCGATAGTGCCAGCCGCACCTACGAAGTGCAGCACACGCTGACATTCGCCCAGTAACCGACTTCACAGCAACGTCTCTGTGTGGCGTTTTGATTTCGCAGGGCCATTTCTCAAGAGCAGAAGCATTCTGGCTTCTGCTCTCGGCTGGGTGGCGGGGTTTCTATCGGCGGCGATCCTTCCGCCCCTTCTTTTGTTTGACATCGCGCACATTCTCTGCGATACCGTCACACATCCGTGACGTACGCTCTCTCCTGCCAGAAGAATGCTGCCATGTCGCTCCAGCTTGCGATTCGATTGTCGCTCGTCGCTATTGTCTCAGGGACACTCGCTTGCGCGACCAATCTCTCCGCCGAGGATCAAGCCCCACGCTACGAGTCGAAAGGCTTTCTCGAGTTCCCCAAAGAGGTCGAGCTAGGCGAAGTTTCTGCTGTCGCCGTGGCTCCCACCGGCGAGATTGTCGTCCTCCATCGCGGTGAAGAACCGATCGCTGTGTTCGATGCTGCGGGGAAGTACAAGACCAGCTACGGCCGGGGAATGTTCAAAGTCCCTCACGGCCTTCGCTTCGATAAGCAAGGGAATCTTTGGACCACCGACAATGGCAACCATGTCCTCCGGCGTTTCAACAGCGAGGGTGTGCAAACCAAAACCATTGGTGAAGAGAACAAGCCCGGAAACGGCAATCTTCAGTTTCGATCTCCCGACGATCTTGTGTTTGGGAGCGATGGATCGATCTACGTCGCCGACGCCGGAAATGGCCGAGTTGTGAAGCTCTCCGCCGAGGGAGATTTTGTCTTTGCGTTCGGCAAAAAGGGGAAGAAAGAAGGGGAGTTTGCCACTGCGCATGGCATTGCGATCGATAGCGAGGATCGCATCTATATTGCCGACCGGGGCAACAAGCGGGTGCAGCAGTTTTCGAGCGATGGAAAGTACCTGGCTTCGTTTGATGTCTTCGCCGGTAATCCGTTCGGTCTCTTGGTGGTCGGCAGCGAGCTACTTGTGACCGAAGGGGATCAAAACAAACTCTTCCACCTCTCGCTCGATGGCAAACTCGTTCACACCTGGCCCCAATCGATCGACCTGCAGTTGCCCCATCTGATGTCGGTCGCCAGCGACGGGACACTCTACGTCGCCGAAGTAAAAGGTAAGCGTGTGCAGAAGTTCTCGCCCCGAACTTCGCCCACAGGAGCCCAGGCAACTGCGTGCGACGACGTAGCCGCTCCCCAGCTACTCCCGATGAACCTCACTCGTCGCGTGGCTGATGAAGCGGGCAACTTCAAGCGTGTAACGACCCAAGAGAAGTGGGATTTTTCGAAGACCGCGTTCATCGTTTGCGATGTCTGGGACTCGCATCACAGCTTGAATGCCGTGCGCCGCGAAACGCAGCTACTCCTGCGCATGAACGAGGTCCTCAAGGTGGCTCGCGATCGTGGGGCGATGATCATTCATGCTCCCAGCGATTGCATGAAGTCCTACGAAGGACATCCTGGCCGCGCGATCGCCAAAAACGCCCCCAAAGCTTCGAATTTGCCGACCGATATCGGCATCTGGTGCAAGCAGATTCCTACAGAAGAAGCTGGCAAGTATCCGATCGATCAATCCGACGGGGGGGAGGACGACGACAAAGCCGAGCATGCGATTTGGCTGAAGCGACTAGGAGAAATTGGCCGACAGCCGCGCTCTCCTTGGCTCAAGCAAGCTGCCGGGATCGAGATCGTCGATGGTGATCCGATCAGCGACAACGGAATCGAGATTTGGAATCTGCTGGAGGATCGCAAAATCGAGAACATTGTTCTTCTCGGTGTCCATACGAACATGTGCGTGCTGGGGCGTCCGTTTGGGCTTCGGCAGCTCAGTAAGAACGGCAAACATGTGGTGCTGATGCGCGACATGACCGACACGATGTACAACCCGGCCAGCCCTCCCTATGTCAGCCATTTCTGCGGCACGGAGCTGATTGTCGAGCACATCGAAAAGTATGTCTGCCCAACGATCACCAGCGTCGATCTTCTGGGGGGGGAGCCGTTTCACTTTCCTGAAGATCGTCGCCACGTCCTCATGCTGATTGGAGACGACGAGTACAAAACCGAACTCACATTGCCCGAGTTTGCTGAAAAGGAACTCGTGCCGCTGGGATTTACCGTGACCATCATTCACGCCGATCCAAAAGACCGGAACGATTTCCCAGGACTCGTCGACGCGTTGCCGAAAGCCGATCTCTTGATCGTGAGCGCTCGCCGCCGCACTCCTAAGAAGGAGCAGCTCGACGCAATTCGGCGGCATATCGCCGAAGGGAAACCGGTGATTGGTATCCGAACCGCTAGTCACGCCTTCAGCTTGCGGGCCGGGAGCGACACATCGAAATTGGCTGAGCAGGGGCTCGATAGCTGGCTCGACTACGACGCTGCGATTCACGGTGGCAACTACCAAGGGCATCACGGCGTCGGGCCGACGACCGCGATTACCGTGGCCGAGGGAGCCCAAAACCATCCGATCCTGCGAGGTGTTGATGTAGCAAACCTCCAGGGAAAAGGCTCGCTCTATCGTACATCGCCACTGGCTATCGACACGGTGCCACTCCTCATCGGCACCATTTCCGAGACAGCCCCCGAACCGATTGCTTGGACAAACAGAGCCAAACCCACCACAGAAAATGGGCCGCGAGCGCGGGTTTTTTACACCTCGCTGGGGCATGTTGACGACTTTGCCCAGCCCGCGTTTCGAAAACTGCTGCTAGGCGGAATCTTTTGGACGCTCGAGCCGCAGTATGCCGATCCGAGCACGATCGATCGGTTCCTGCCGGTCGCAAAATAAGCCTGCTGCGGCACTTCCGCACAAATGCCACGATGGGCACGCTTTGGCCGCGTTGACAACCGCGCCGCTTGCCCGGAGAATCGTGGCTCTTTCTTAGCAATCCTTGCCGCTGGCCACCGGAAAACGAGACACGTTCGGGACATGGGAAAAGTCACCTACAAAGATGCTGGTGTCGACCTCGAAGTGTACGACGAGGCCATGTCGCGACTCCCTCGGCTGATGCACCGGACGTTTTCGCCCCGTGTTATCAAGCTTGATGGTGGTTTTGCTGGGCTTTATCAGCTCGATTTCGCCAGCCGACTCTTCCGCCGTAACTACCAAGACCCGGTGCTGGTCAGCTGCACCGACGGCGTCGGAACCAAGCTCAAAGTGGCGATGCTTACCGACGTTCACAACACGGTTGGCATCGATCTGGTGGCAATGAGCGTGAACGACGCCATTTGCTGTGGCGCCGAACCACTGATGTTCCTCGATTACGTCGCGATGTCGCACGACGACCCGCACCGCCTCGAGCAGATTGTGCAAGGGATCAGCGACGGTTGCGTCGAGGCCGACTGTGCCCTGCTGGGGGGTGAAACGGCGATCATGCCCGACATCTACTCGCGTGGCGACTACGATCTGGCTGGTTTTTGCGTTGGGGTGGTCGATCGTAAGCACTTGATCGACGGGTCACACATTGCCCCGGGCGACATGGTGCTTGGTGTCGCCTCCAGCGGATTTCATAGCAACGGCTACAGCCTTGTTCGCAAAGTTGTGTTCGACATGGCCGGGCTGGGGGTCGATGACCACGTTCCACAGCTGAATCAAACCGTTGGCCAAGCACTACTTACGCCGACAGTGATCTACGCCAAACCCGTTCGCAAAATCCTGGCCTACTATCGTGGGCGCAACGTTTTGCACGGCATCGCCCATATCACAGGTGGTGGTTTAGCCGACAATCTCGAACGCATTCTTCCCGAGGGTTCTCGCGTCGAGATCGACCCCACAAGTTGGACCATTCCACCCATTTTCACCTGGCTGCAAGGTCTTGGT
This window of the Pirellula staleyi DSM 6068 genome carries:
- a CDS encoding class II glutamine amidotransferase, translated to MAEIHHECGIAAVYQLPGDVHPLCPEGLPEQASRLLPRMLLDIQNRGQLAAGMTAYHPGRDQILDTHKEIGTVSEVFRLSHKGKAESLMQRYSGVAAIGHVRYATCGAEDRNYAQPYERHHLEKRKWFAFAFNGQLANYAALKEKLLSEAEYHLARENDTEIIMHEISRELSGDRRPRLVDVMKAVCQRFDGAYSLVLLNAQGDMLVARDPLGIKPLCYALEGTLFAAASESVPLLNLGFQPESIKSLPPGHAITITGGKFAIEKFADSPRSAHCFFEWVYFANVASTLDDRSVYLSRTTLGEELARLELADGGVPLDENTIVVPVPDTSKAAADAMAHRLRVPSREGLIRNRYSGRTFIEGSGNRKNKAESKYTPLREVLGGKRVFLVEDSIVRSTTMRVLLNRIRTLGGAKEIHVRVACPPIIAPCFYGIDMSTVDELFAPKLMRGRPLNDEVQAEMAASLGADSLRYLPIESISRAIRLEPNKLCQACITGQYPTDHGQQLYQIALENVGKGDSASRTYEVQHTLTFAQ
- a CDS encoding ThuA domain-containing protein, encoding MSLQLAIRLSLVAIVSGTLACATNLSAEDQAPRYESKGFLEFPKEVELGEVSAVAVAPTGEIVVLHRGEEPIAVFDAAGKYKTSYGRGMFKVPHGLRFDKQGNLWTTDNGNHVLRRFNSEGVQTKTIGEENKPGNGNLQFRSPDDLVFGSDGSIYVADAGNGRVVKLSAEGDFVFAFGKKGKKEGEFATAHGIAIDSEDRIYIADRGNKRVQQFSSDGKYLASFDVFAGNPFGLLVVGSELLVTEGDQNKLFHLSLDGKLVHTWPQSIDLQLPHLMSVASDGTLYVAEVKGKRVQKFSPRTSPTGAQATACDDVAAPQLLPMNLTRRVADEAGNFKRVTTQEKWDFSKTAFIVCDVWDSHHSLNAVRRETQLLLRMNEVLKVARDRGAMIIHAPSDCMKSYEGHPGRAIAKNAPKASNLPTDIGIWCKQIPTEEAGKYPIDQSDGGEDDDKAEHAIWLKRLGEIGRQPRSPWLKQAAGIEIVDGDPISDNGIEIWNLLEDRKIENIVLLGVHTNMCVLGRPFGLRQLSKNGKHVVLMRDMTDTMYNPASPPYVSHFCGTELIVEHIEKYVCPTITSVDLLGGEPFHFPEDRRHVLMLIGDDEYKTELTLPEFAEKELVPLGFTVTIIHADPKDRNDFPGLVDALPKADLLIVSARRRTPKKEQLDAIRRHIAEGKPVIGIRTASHAFSLRAGSDTSKLAEQGLDSWLDYDAAIHGGNYQGHHGVGPTTAITVAEGAQNHPILRGVDVANLQGKGSLYRTSPLAIDTVPLLIGTISETAPEPIAWTNRAKPTTENGPRARVFYTSLGHVDDFAQPAFRKLLLGGIFWTLEPQYADPSTIDRFLPVAK
- the purM gene encoding phosphoribosylformylglycinamidine cyclo-ligase, which encodes MGKVTYKDAGVDLEVYDEAMSRLPRLMHRTFSPRVIKLDGGFAGLYQLDFASRLFRRNYQDPVLVSCTDGVGTKLKVAMLTDVHNTVGIDLVAMSVNDAICCGAEPLMFLDYVAMSHDDPHRLEQIVQGISDGCVEADCALLGGETAIMPDIYSRGDYDLAGFCVGVVDRKHLIDGSHIAPGDMVLGVASSGFHSNGYSLVRKVVFDMAGLGVDDHVPQLNQTVGQALLTPTVIYAKPVRKILAYYRGRNVLHGIAHITGGGLADNLERILPEGSRVEIDPTSWTIPPIFTWLQGLGGIEDAEMAKVFNMGIGLVLVFNPRYENAIRRQLEDHNLSSWKIGEVVAGEKAVVMK